One window of Nostoc sp. C052 genomic DNA carries:
- a CDS encoding cytochrome P450, whose translation MAADVFELPAPSANSIVGHLLELGQDPLGFLTSCRDYGDLVPLQLGLTSSCLITNPEYIEEVLKNRNDFIKSRGLRALKTLLGEGLLSAEGESWFWQRRLAQPVFHQKRINAYSQIMVDYTNQMLQSWHDGETHDVHQDMMHLTLQIVMKCIFSSDVDAGEAKVVANALDVAMQWFESKRRQNFLVLEWFPRPENIRYRNAIAQMDEAIYKLIQERRNSAEKSNDLLTMLMEAKDEQTLQQMDDKLLRDEVATLMLAGHETTANTLSWTWLLLAQNPEVREKLQSELNQVLQGKLPTLENLGQLVYTQQIIKESMRLYPPVPLMGREAAVDTQIGDYEIPQGMAIMISQWVMHRHPKYFENPEAFQPERWTQEFEKQLPKGVYFPFGDGPRICIGKGFAQMEAALLLATIAQSFQMDLVPGYPIVPQPSITLRPENGLKVQLKQVA comes from the coding sequence ATGGCTGCTGATGTATTCGAGTTACCAGCACCGTCCGCTAACTCAATAGTTGGACATCTACTTGAACTTGGACAAGATCCATTAGGATTTCTGACCAGTTGTCGCGATTATGGTGATCTTGTTCCCTTACAGTTAGGGTTAACATCTAGTTGTTTAATAACTAATCCTGAATATATAGAAGAAGTTCTCAAAAATCGCAACGATTTTATTAAAAGTCGAGGCTTACGGGCTTTAAAAACCTTATTAGGAGAAGGGTTGTTAAGCGCAGAAGGAGAATCCTGGTTTTGGCAGCGTCGTCTTGCCCAACCAGTATTTCACCAAAAACGGATTAATGCCTATAGTCAAATAATGGTAGATTACACCAACCAAATGCTTCAAAGTTGGCACGATGGTGAAACTCATGATGTTCATCAAGATATGATGCACCTAACGCTGCAAATAGTTATGAAGTGTATATTTAGCTCAGACGTAGATGCAGGAGAAGCCAAAGTTGTTGCCAATGCACTAGATGTAGCAATGCAGTGGTTTGAAAGTAAGCGGCGGCAGAATTTTCTGGTATTGGAGTGGTTTCCCCGACCTGAAAATATCCGTTATCGTAACGCTATTGCCCAAATGGATGAAGCTATTTATAAACTGATTCAAGAACGTCGTAATAGTGCAGAAAAAAGCAATGATTTGTTGACAATGTTAATGGAAGCAAAAGACGAACAAACTCTTCAGCAGATGGATGATAAATTGCTGCGAGATGAAGTAGCTACCTTAATGTTGGCAGGGCATGAAACTACTGCAAATACTTTATCCTGGACGTGGTTGCTCTTGGCGCAAAATCCCGAAGTGCGTGAAAAATTACAATCAGAGTTAAATCAAGTCCTGCAAGGAAAATTACCAACACTGGAAAATCTTGGACAGTTAGTTTATACACAGCAAATTATCAAAGAATCAATGCGGTTATATCCTCCAGTACCTCTCATGGGGCGAGAAGCAGCAGTAGATACGCAGATTGGTGATTATGAAATTCCCCAAGGCATGGCAATCATGATTAGCCAATGGGTAATGCACCGTCATCCCAAGTATTTTGAGAATCCTGAAGCTTTTCAACCAGAAAGATGGACACAGGAATTTGAAAAGCAACTACCGAAAGGAGTATATTTTCCCTTTGGAGATGGGCCAAGAATTTGTATTGGTAAAGGTTTTGCTCAGATGGAAGCAGCTTTATTATTGGCAACTATCGCTCAAAGTTTCCAAATGGATTTAGTACCAGGATACCCAATCGTGCCACAGCCTTCAATTACCTTACGCCCAGAAAACGGGCTAAAGGTACAACTCAAACAGGTTGCTTAA